In Ananas comosus cultivar F153 linkage group 14, ASM154086v1, whole genome shotgun sequence, the genomic stretch CTTAGGGTGTGtgtggttcgaagtcggaatcggaatcggaatcgcaatcaaaataagctggaatcggaatcggaattaCTCATTACTTAATTCtatttggttcatcacctgaatcggaattggaataaaccactcccattgtcggtgtttgattcaggtggatataaaaaacgtaatcaaattaatatactaacattatctttataatatattaatttaaattcaaattaaaaattaaatattaaaaatttacatcaaaattttgaaataatgtcaaaattttaaatctatttttttaaaaaaaaattaaactttgaagttgagtggataattcaaaatataaaactaaattttgatttattcaaattcaaacttaaaattacaatttaaattttaatttgaatctataaatttaatttaagtttgaaataaaatttgaataaaactttatataaattaaaatttaatttaaattcaaattcataagatagattcgaaatacttgattaaattttaatttttaatttaggtttaaattaaaatttaaaattatatatttaatttttaaattttaactcatattttaattaaaaaagttgaaaaaataaatttaatccgaataaatatccattccgtccggattcaacttttaATCCGACCtcccggattgaaaaaagaggaaattggggaattctcattccactcgggaatcggaatcggaatgggactcccgcgtaccaaacattTACAAACAGATTTGCCCATTTCAATTCCGAtttcagggtgaaaaagaagcgaaccaaacacgttCTTAATGCCtataataataatgaacaaAGTGATTCATATACATACATGGAactctgttttgtttttttttttaagaagttttttatttatatcaccAATTaagaatctatatatatttattcctATTTTGGCAATAGATATCTCCAATTTTATGCTTCTTATTATGGTGATGATGAATCTAAAGATGGATGCTGAGGCTTTAAGATTGGCTCTTTGAacctttctatttattttattttcgtaCCCCTTATTAGAGAAGCTTAAATATGGTGTCTAGATGCATCTAATgacctatattttattgtttagaaTATTTTCCAAAACAAACCCTTACGAGAATCGTTGTACGTACCAtaagtgtttgtaaattttatatcccTTTATCATATAACTCGCAAATTCTTTTgaatatttgatattaaaaaaaataataagacaaTGCCTCGTCCCGAGAAAGTAACTACTAAGCTTTTCTGGGATGAATGGGTAGTATTACTCAAAACATTAATTCAGAATAGTAAATATAGaataatttaatattctaaATTATAAGATAGTAAAGTAAAATCCAACACGcacttaagtttttttttctttttttggataaTTTTTCTTCTAATAATATGAAGATCACAAATCCTATAATTTGGGTTAAATGTATCAGgaaaaaagggtatttttagCATTAATTTTCCAGATCACAAGATAAAGTCGTGTCGTGTGAAAATTCCTCTATTTCTCGAGGACTTTTCTCTTAATAAGACTTCAAAGGAGGacttttcttcaaattttgcaCATGGACTTCGCTTGAGAAACCTAGAAaatccaaaaacaaaaacttaaaaaaaaaacatgaaaaaagCCATTGGAGAACGCAATtcaattgataaaattaaaaaaagttactAACAACAAATCCatttcaaattaataaataaatggtggaaatgagaattttatttctTGTTGTGGTAATCATTTGGAAAATTCTAATAGATAGGGTGgttttatatgaaatatattcaAAGCATATACTCCCTTTGAAGGGTTATAATAataagagtgaggctactatgctatcgaaagcacggaaccttccgtgcttctagcttgttttcgatgttgcgatgttcgaatcgtcgatcggctctgttaaacttgatatagagtatttggagtacctagaaaataaattttatgattttacgatatcatttgcctagtgaacgaaggggctcaaaatcaacggctgaaaataaaaatcttataaaatgtaataatacgacattaaaattttaaatcaaaaatattaatcttgttttatatagtataaagaattttctatcaaaatttcacgtgatttggatatttctacaccgttaaacttgcaaacggctcactacggccattgaaatttgttgattttgagcccattcgatcactaggcaaatgatatcgaaaaataataaaatttattttctaggtactccaaatactctagatcaagtttaacggagccgatcgacgattcgaaagtcgcaacatcgaaaacaagctgaaagcacggaaggctccgtgcttctgatagtatagtagcctcactctaataataatacaatgatACTTTTTCAACAATCCAATATATACggcaaaaattaaaatgaatatataatataatttgaatCGCTTATTTCGTATCTTGTGAAACGGATgcaatttttaaaatgattGTTTAAAATTACCGAGAAagttagaaatatatatgttCAAAATTATACCTTGTATTAATTAACCTACTATAACAAAAGTTACAAAATTCTTATATCattaatcataattaaattattgaatttcACTGTGTGTAATAATTAAGTCCTTCCTTAGATTATTGTActaatttaaactaaatttaaagGAGTAAATTTCAGATAAAGCGGCTCTTATCATAGAAGAAAACGAATTAGATGTGGAATTTTAGAgactaaattattataattaaaaaaaatcaaatttatccaaaataaattatcttattaaaggaaataaaatctaatttttattatctacAAATCgctttatttcaattttttttccccttactTTAACCGTTTCCCGCTATTAATTTACTTCCCCTTTTccgttatttttaaaatttaataaaaacaaTACGGTCCCAAAAAATTATTGCAGAGTCCCATTGGGCCAATAGTATCCTGTCACGTGGCACATGAATATCCCCATATTGCTCTTTTTTAGAAATTGTTGTTTCCTGAACCGGGTCCATCCCGTACATGATGCATCCCCACCGTTCAACTACAACTAAATGcactgttttttaattttttattgtagaTATAAAGTGATGTCTAAATATAGTTTTATTAAAATACAAAGTGATGTAGCAAAATATTCGACAATTTTTTTagcatatttagaaatatttaaatacatgAGTTGCTGTTGTTGAAAGCAAAAATCTAAATAGGCTAAAAAGACATAAGATCGATTTGTTTCACCGAAGTAAAATTtcagttaaaataaattttcgctTCAAGTGAAAATCACACTTTTATTATTTGCTTCTATAACAGtagaaataaagttttttttagttttgatgTGTTTGCAAAAAAGAATAAcgtaaaaactaaatttttttattattaatatcttaattttttttcgtaattAACTTCTATATATTTTAGTGAATTTGAGATCCGACCGAAGGTAAAGTTATAGTGAATCAAACAAAAGAGACAAGCATTTACAGttgaaaattatttcatatttctttatttttcgtgGAACAAACACGACCTTTTAGTTGATGGAAGGTTGAGCGGCACGATGCATGAAATACACATACACCCGGTGCACGCACCAATCTCTTccctttatttttctctcctaaaaaatatttttttctaattctattattattattattattttttatttcttctggATTGGAGGGAGAGAGGAACTCTCGTCGtgtgaaggagaggaagagcgAAAgcgtcgaaaaattaaaaaatattaaaaaaatcctcaaaaaattaataaaaaattatcattattattattattattattattattattttcaaatcCCCCTCTCTATCCCCTTCCCCTCACCGAAgcggaagagaagagaaaagagaagagaaaaggagagctcgaaataatatatttttttatacataatttttttttttattcatatatttCTCTCGTTTCCTCTCCtcacctcctcttcctcttcctcttcctcttcctcgtcTTCGTCCTCTTCGGATCTCGGAGATCTCTCGTTTCCTCCCCCGTCGAGCTTCGCCTCCTCGTCGCGCTCCGGTTCCGGATAGGTAATGGTTCGAAACCGCTTTCGCATTCGATTCGATCCGCGGTTTGATGCGGTGAACTGCTTTCGATCCGCGGCATTACCTCGATTTCGATCTAGTTTTGAGTTTATTGATCGATTAGGTGCGGGAAATCGTGATGAGATGATGGGGGAATCCCAATCGTAGGGTAGTGCCTCATTCGGTTTTGTTTCATTTGCTcgttcaatttattttttgccGTTTAATCTCATTTTTGGGGAATTTTTGTGATTGATCGTGTGTAAGGGATTGGTTTTGGTAATTTTGTGCTAATTGATTTGTAATTTGAGGCGATTTGTAGCTGGATTTTGATTCAAAAAACAGAGGAACGATAACGTTGAGGGATTCGTAGTTTCGAGAGGCGGTTCGGGTTACCGTTGACTTTTCCGCGGTCTTGTGTTGACTTTGGAATCCTGGGAGATTATTTGGGCGAGTAAACGATctgaaacggaaaaaaaaaaaggaaaaatcgaAGGAACTATGAAGGTTGGATTTGTATAATCATTTACAGgtgttgcattttttttattttttgtttcttctcgTTGGTGTCTAACTTGGACTAATTATCTCAAAGTTGATCACCTACAATTTGAAATAAGCTGTTCTTGCTTGTGGAAGCGGGGAATCAAAGTGCTCAAGCAGTTGTTACTCTCGTAGAATACCTATTTTTTCTCCTTGTTTATACATACgtacacatatatatgtgtatatatacacatacataatGTATTTGGGTATTCATCTTTTAAAGGAGGTGGATGTTGATTGTAGGTCGATAGACGCCCGAACCTTTGTACCTTTGCAATTCTTCTTGCCATTACTATCTTTTGCCCGATTTTTCTTCAGAAACCTTCAATTAAAGCAGTTCATGAGgtagttttctcctaattaaAGATTAGGCAACTTTCAATGCTTGCTATGCGATTGATGGTTATGtactcttttcatttttttgcaGATGATTATCTAAAGTGCACACGACCTGCTGCCTTTTGTGCAAGAGTTGTGGCTATATTTTGTCTATAGAAGTATTATCATTCAAACCAATTGAGAAACTGATGGTGATAAGAGTTTCCGGATGAGGAGGCAAGATGAAGGTACATGATGCGTGGCAGCTAAGCATTAAGGATATGGCGATGTTGCAGCCGCCACGCCATAGACCCGGCTCAAAAAGACCTATGTGGATAATTGTCTTAGTATCTCTGGTTTGTGTCTCATTGATCGGGGCTTATGTCTATCCACCTCGCCGTTTTTCGGCTTGCTACTTCTTTGCTTCGAACGTTTGCAGTCCTTTCAAAGATTGGCTTCCCCTTACTACGGTGCCTTCGCGAGAATTGACTGATGATGAGATTGCTTCCCGTGTTGTGATTAAAGATATCCTCGCGATGCCTTCAGTTCCGTCAAAGAATCAGAAGATTGCTTTCATGTTCTTGACTCCGGGTACATTGCCCTTCGAAAAATTGTGGGAGAAATTTCTCCTGGTAAGGCTCTGTATTTCTTTTCGTTGTTTAAATTTGTTTGTCCATGAGTGAATTtgcttaatttgattttaaaaacttCCCAAGGCACTTAATTGGGTTTTCATTAACCTTAAGAAAGCAGagattatttgaaaaatatatgaaacagACAAGTCATAGATAGAGAACAATATTCTAGCTATCCCTGTAATATTTATATCTAATCTTACGGAGATCAGATAACTCACGTCTATCTATAATATATGTTGCAATGCTTCTTGTTTTTGTCTGTCATCCTTTGCAGTCATGTACTCGTACAAGAATAGTACTGTTAAATTAAGCTGTCCTTTCATCGTCCAGATTGGGCATATTGTGAGAGATCAAAACAATTCTCTATCCTATTGAAGACCTATTCTGTTTATTTAGTGATCTATAACTTCGGTAGTTGGACGATCCTTCAATACACGGGGTGCCTACCTCCACTATCTACGACATGAAAGTGCAAAGGATGTCAATTAATTAGTGTATTACGGACGGACCTTCTTAACCTGGGAGTCCTCTATGCTCTGTAATCAAATAGAAAGCAATTATTGTTTCCTAGAGAGGTAAACAACGTTGTTAAATGTCCTACAcccgaaaataaatttttaaaaattttgatttatagcCAGTTTGACCTAGTTCAAACTCAACCAGATGCGTTTTCATACTTATTTACTTGAACATAGTTTTGGATTGGAAGCTAATTAGCTAATTTTAACTTATTTCAAATTCATCACACGTCTGAGTGTTGGTAGTTGTATATTGGTTACCAAGTATTAAAAACTCACCCTAAATCAGTTCTTGTTTCTACTTAATTACAAAGCTTGGTTGCTACTTATGTCGTTGTAATTGCCTCTGCTTGTTGCGGAATATTGGAAATAGAGGACCGAATTTCTTATTAGTTGCTAATATCTGAAGTCCAGGAGATTGTTCAGAGGagagtttattttctaaaacttGCTGATATGTACAGGAAAACAAAGAAACCTAGGTTTTAGCACAATGATTTCCCCTAGTTACCTAGCaaaattcattttctatataaggaaaaaaatcaatattcaCCAtgattttaaacatttttatatgtTAGTGATTGCAGATCTTGTGTGTGACTAtgtcaatgaaaaaaaaaaaattattgtatgAGAAGAGAGCTTGTATGGGAAACTATCTGTGCATTCAGTACAACTCTGTTCCATTATGGCCTTTTCTATTATAATTCTAAGAGTAACTTGTTTAGTACATAAATTCAGGCAAATTTTCTGAAATAACCTTTTTATATATTGACTTGTTATCTTTATTTATGTTTGCAGGGCCATGAGGGTAGATTCTCCATTTATGTACACGCATCAAGGGAAAAACCTGTACATGTTAGTCCTTTCTTTGTTGGCCGAGACATTCGCAGTCAAAAGGTACTACCCCTGTTTGATTAACTTACTGAgacattttcctcaaaaaaaaaaaaaacttactgaGACATTGTTCATTGAAATGAAAGAAGACCACTTTCAACTAACACAACATAGTGAGGaagtttctttttaattttgtgtGTATATGTGTGTGTTTGTGCGTAAACATATCGAAGAAGATTAATATTAGTAGTTTGTTGTTTTACATGACTATCTCATAGGTCATGCTTATTTAAATCTTATTGCTGCACACATAATTTTCTTTGAATTACCAATAACAACTAATTTGAGATAGATTAGATTGAAAGGGCATGCAGATAGCAAGATGAATAAATTTGCAATATTTAGAAACAACGCAAATGGTAAAATAGAAGTGGATGATCTATTTGAAGATCTAATATCAAAGCATCATATTGTTAAACTAGTGGCACAtgaaaattcatttttcatgtaAATTCAGTAAAATCTGGCCTTGACCTTGTTGAACTCAAACAAAGAACAGTACATGTGATTGAACCTAGGTATAATTTAGAAACAGCTCAAACAAACCTGACCAAATCTCCCAAGCAAATTTGGGATTTGTTGAACTTTACATCAATTTGGTCATGTTAGGATATTCATCTAGGCTTCAATGCATCTAAACGGTAGGTTTCAATCTTTATTACCTTTCAAATGCATTTGTCTGACTTTTTAATTTCCACTATAATCTTTTTGATGCTGAGGCATGTTTGATATGGTTTATGCACAAGAGGTCTTGGCGGACCATATCTGATATATTATGAAAATCATGAAAACCTGCGTAAAATGGAACTCTCATAAGCTGGTAGCTACTTCCTACATGTTACTTTTGAGTAGAGTTATCATTTTCAGGGTATTGGTACTTATCGAAGTAATTTTCTTTCTCCAGGTGGAGTGGGGAAAGATTTCTATGATTGATGCAGAGAGGAGACTACTGGCAAATGCACTCCAAGACCCAGACAATCAGCATTTTGTGTTGCTTTCAGACAGGTTTTGAGTGAGTTTGATATTGTTAAAATTCTTTGTCATGCTTAATGTCCATATGTTAAATTCTCATTTGCTTGTATTACAGCTGTGTTCCTCTACATAATTTTGATTATGTGTACAATTATCTCATGGGAACCAACATCAGCTTTATTGACTGGTAAGCTGTGGAATTTTGACcaactctttttttgtttcattcaaCTAAAAGTTTTGGACTGGATTAATGCATTTACCAGTATCTGCCTTATTCATAATGGCaactctaatatttttaaatttgtgttcTTTTGTTTCTAGTTTTAAGGATCCTGGCCCTCATGGAAATGCCAGGTATACTGCACACATGATGCCTGAGATTGCAGAAGGGGACTTTAGAAAGGGTTCGCAGgtgaattttagtttttacCAACCAATAAGCATTTAGCCGAAATTACTGATGGAGACCAAAATAGAAATGGAGAACAGAGAAAACTATCACTATTGGCATGAACAGCTTAAAGCATCATGATTACTAGCCCTTTGTTTGCCTTAAAATTTCTGTTAGCTTTTTTTTCTATTGGCTAAAAGAATGATATTTCTTTTACATGGAATCATGGTGCAATCACAAGATTCTCCTGTACCAATTGATGCGGTTCTAACTTCGGATTTAATGATACAGGCCAGATTAAATCATTCACAAATAGAAATTTATTAGTAGAAGTTGCACATGAAGTTACCAGAACTAACAAAGTATTCGCCTCTTTGGTGGCGAAGAGCTTATTTCTACTTTTCATTTGGGTAAGACTGTGTGTCAGCACATTCTGAATGGTTTGCCTATTACAGTGGTTCTCAATTAAGCGACAACATGCTTTGCTGATTGTGGCAGACAGCCTCTACTACAACAAGTTCAAGCTTTACTGCAAGGTAaatgtccctttttttttttcgttaagcGTTTTCACGAGTACTATGGAGATTTCTGATGCTAACATGCTGTGAAATCCATGAAGAAGCTTGCATAAGAGTAAGAACTAAGTCGCTGGACACAAAAACTgcattaaaaattttcattagGAAATTAAGGTATACTGTAAAACCTTAAAATTTGCGAGTTAAGATGTCTGAAATGGATCATTAAGTCCGTGCAAGCTTCAATTTGACTGATCACGTCTTGTAATATATGTTGTAGTAGAGCAAAACATCCATCATGGTTCAGCGACTTCCAATTCGCCTGATGTTGCTTATTGTTTTATCTTTTTACAGCCAGGATTCGAAGGTCGCAATTGCTATGCAGATGAGCATTACTTGCCAACCCTATTCTATGTGAGCGCATAAAAGTTTTGTACATATTGAACTTTACTAAGCTGTATTTTTCAgtctctttctaattttttatcttattatgTGCATCTACTAGATGGTTGATCCAACTGGGATAGCCAATTGGTCAGTGACACATGTCGATTGGTCTGAAGGAAAGTGGCACCCAAAAGCATATCGAGCTAAGGATATCACTTACGAACTCCTGAAAAATATAACAGTATGTTGTTTTTCCCTTTTCTAGTTTGTTTGCACATATTCTGTTGTGTGAAGTCATGCTTCTAACTTTTCAACGTAAATGATTTCACAGTCCATCGATCAGAGTTTCCACGTTACAAGTGATGAGAAGGTAAGCTAAGGATTCTTCCCTCTTATAACATATTCTTATACTTTGAGCGGGTGTTTGGTTCCCTGAAAAAATATCCCAAAAAGTAGTTTTTTGGCTGGAAAAAGATTTTCAATTCGTTTGGTTCGCAAGAAAAGTAGTTCTTATggacaagtttttttttatatatatatatagatttccTGGTAAAAATCTATTTTTCGGCTACGATAGTTTTTATCTGGATAGAAAACCTTTTTAAGGGGTGTTTTCCATGGAAAACTTCTTTtctggaaaatatttttttccgattttttgtggaaccaaacaccccATTACTATAAACATAGTTATTTCTTCTTACTCAAATGGCCTAACCGTGTCTTGGATCTACTTCTGTGGAACATCAACTACTAGGTTCTTTACATAATGGCTCAAATGTTGGTAACCATTTTGTGGAAATCTTATGTTAGTGCACTTGGATAGTCATGTGCTTAGCATGGAATCTCTCGACCGTTCTTGCTCTAGAAATAGGGTTTTTGATGCTTTGTCAGGATAATAAAGCTCCCATTTTACTGCTTTGTACAAATTCATGATATCTGTGGCTTTCTTTGTTTTCCTTTTCCCGCAGAGACTGGTGATGCAAAAGCCCTGTATGTGGAACGGGATGAAGAGACCTTGCTATTTATTTGGTCGGAAATTTTATCCTGAAACCCTTGATAAGCTAATGAACTTATTCTCGAATTACACAGCTATTTGAATTTCTCGGCTGATTCTTTGATCGATTGTGCGCCTTTTTCACTCGAGTCCAACCTtcagtaattatttttttgttttgatttttttgtaaATCATTAAACGAAACCCGCTTTCTTAACACCAACTGGGTCTTAGAAACTGCAGAAACTTCGAATGTCTCGGAATTCCGAGTCTTTATGCAGGGTGAggtggctatatatatatatatatatatatatatatatatatatatgtatgtatcaaACAGTGCACCGTCGCCCTATCGacgtgatttttctttttttactttttttttttgttaccctAGATTCCTTTTGTTTTAGGTTCCATTTTTGGCTTACTTTTAGTTTCCCAGTGGTTTTCTCCTGAACCGCAAATTTGCTATCTTCTGAGCTGTTATATAATGTGTCCCATTCTTTTGTTAGACGAGATTTGGAATCAAAGGAGACTCGCATTTcttcattatttattttggtttatcttttttttatttttttattttttttaagagtaaGGTAGCATCTTAcatgctttgtttattttttttagaaataaatttaactggaaatgtgaaacaacttgatttcaaactttttttta encodes the following:
- the LOC109720547 gene encoding uncharacterized protein LOC109720547; translated protein: MKVHDAWQLSIKDMAMLQPPRHRPGSKRPMWIIVLVSLVCVSLIGAYVYPPRRFSACYFFASNVCSPFKDWLPLTTVPSRELTDDEIASRVVIKDILAMPSVPSKNQKIAFMFLTPGTLPFEKLWEKFLLGHEGRFSIYVHASREKPVHVSPFFVGRDIRSQKVEWGKISMIDAERRLLANALQDPDNQHFVLLSDSCVPLHNFDYVYNYLMGTNISFIDCFKDPGPHGNARYTAHMMPEIAEGDFRKGSQWFSIKRQHALLIVADSLYYNKFKLYCKPGFEGRNCYADEHYLPTLFYMVDPTGIANWSVTHVDWSEGKWHPKAYRAKDITYELLKNITSIDQSFHVTSDEKRLVMQKPCMWNGMKRPCYLFGRKFYPETLDKLMNLFSNYTAI